The Aureispira anguillae genome contains a region encoding:
- a CDS encoding Crp/Fnr family transcriptional regulator has product MKGIKRAFDQMVQLSEADWHFFASKLQKKGVPKKSLLLKLQQTEQQLSFLERGMVRYYIPKEENDLTFGFSFEGEFVAAYDSFLTQRPSHYQIETLAPTVLWQISHQDLQEVYAQTQQGIEIGRLMAEQLFLKKSKRELALLNQSAEERYLNLFEERPELILQIPLKYIASYIGITPQALSRIRKRIS; this is encoded by the coding sequence ATGAAAGGTATCAAACGAGCATTTGACCAGATGGTTCAACTTAGTGAAGCAGATTGGCATTTTTTTGCCTCCAAGCTTCAAAAGAAAGGCGTACCCAAAAAAAGTTTATTGCTAAAACTTCAACAAACCGAACAGCAGCTTTCTTTTTTAGAACGTGGAATGGTTCGTTATTATATCCCCAAAGAAGAAAATGATTTGACCTTTGGTTTTTCTTTTGAAGGCGAATTTGTCGCTGCCTATGATTCTTTTCTAACACAACGTCCCTCCCATTACCAAATAGAAACACTCGCCCCAACTGTTCTCTGGCAAATCTCCCATCAGGATTTACAGGAAGTTTATGCGCAGACCCAACAAGGAATAGAAATTGGGCGCTTAATGGCCGAGCAGTTATTTCTAAAAAAATCAAAACGGGAACTGGCTTTGCTCAATCAAAGTGCCGAAGAACGCTACTTGAATTTATTTGAAGAACGCCCAGAGTTAATTCTCCAAATTCCTCTAAAATATATTGCTTCTTATATTGGAATTACTCCCCAAGCATTGAGCCGAATCCGCAAACGAATTTCTTAA